CCCCCTGGACGTCCTCCTCGACGCTGTCCCCCACGTGCACCGCCCGCTCGGGCGCCACGCCGGCGAGCTCGAGCGCCCGCGCGAAGATCGCCGGCGAGGGCTTACGAGCTCCTGCGCCGGCCGACGTGATCACACCGTCGAGCAAGGGCGTCAGGTGCAACCTCAAGAGCACGTCCTCGAGGGAGACATCCCAGTTGGAGACCACGAGCACTCGGGCGGGCAAACGCCGGGCCGCCTCGATCGCCTCCCGGGCATCGGCGAAAGCGCGGAACCGCAGCGCTGCCAGGAGGATCGCCTCGAGCGAGTCGAGCTCGATGCCGTGCGCGCTTGCCGGAAGCGCTTCGCGGAGTCTCTTCGTGCAACGGCGTCGCAGCCCAGCCAGGCTCTCGCGATCGTGGCCTTCGTCGAGATGCGCTCGGTAGTAGGAGATCTCGGCTGCGAGTGCAGCGTCTGCCTGCGCGGGACTGATCTCGACGCCGGCACGCTCCTGTAACCCTGCGCGGAGCAGGGGACCGGGCGGCTCGAGCTC
This portion of the Chloroflexota bacterium genome encodes:
- a CDS encoding HAD family hydrolase, producing the protein MRRPRAVTFDALGTLVELEPPGPLLRAGLQERAGVEISPAQADAALAAEISYYRAHLDEGHDRESLAGLRRRCTKRLREALPASAHGIELDSLEAILLAALRFRAFADAREAIEAARRLPARVLVVSNWDVSLEDVLLRLHLTPLLDGVITSAGAGARKPSPAIFARALELAGVAPERAVHVGDSVEEDVQGARRAGIEPILLSRDGRPGAPGVRTISGLGQLAPELWRSSSA